In Planctomycetota bacterium, the following proteins share a genomic window:
- the ilvN gene encoding acetolactate synthase small subunit yields the protein MKHIISALVQNETGVLAHISGLFAGRGFNIDSLTVGETEDPAVSRMTIVVEGDEQILEQVVKQLRKVITVLKVQDFSGRDYVERDLMLIKINAPSGRRGEIIELVTLFRGRVVDVSPTELMVELSGPEKKIEAFVALVRPFGIKELCRTGRVALARGVR from the coding sequence GTGAAACACATCATCTCGGCGCTCGTGCAGAACGAGACGGGCGTGCTGGCACATATTTCCGGCCTGTTCGCCGGACGCGGCTTCAACATTGACAGCCTGACCGTGGGGGAGACCGAGGACCCCGCCGTCTCGCGCATGACCATCGTCGTCGAAGGTGACGAGCAGATTCTCGAACAGGTCGTCAAGCAGCTCCGCAAGGTCATCACCGTGCTCAAGGTGCAGGACTTCTCCGGGCGCGACTACGTCGAGCGCGACCTGATGCTGATCAAGATCAACGCCCCGTCGGGCCGCCGCGGCGAGATCATCGAGCTGGTCACGCTCTTCCGCGGCAGGGTGGTGGACGTGAGCCCGACGGAACTCATGGTCGAGCTCTCCGGCCCCGAGAAGAAGATCGAAGCTTTCGTCGCCCTCGTGCGGCCGTTCGGCATCAAGGAGCTCTGCCGTACGGGGCGCGTGGCCCTGGCTCGCGGCGTTCGCTGA